One window from the genome of Oryctolagus cuniculus chromosome 1, mOryCun1.1, whole genome shotgun sequence encodes:
- the LOC138846455 gene encoding small nuclear ribonucleoprotein E-like — MAYRGQGQKVQKVMVQPINLIFRYLQNRSRIQVWLYDQVNMRIEGCIIGFDEYMNLVLDDAEEIHSKTKSRKQLGWIMLKGDNITLLQSVSN, encoded by the coding sequence ATGGCATACCGTGGCCAGGGCCAGAAAGTGCAGAAGGTGATGGTGCAGCCCATCAACCTCATCTTCAGATACTTGCAAAACCGATCTCGCATTCAGGTGTGGCTCTATGATCAAGTGAACATGCGGATAGAGGGCTGCATCATTGGTTTTGATGAATACATGAACCTTGTATTAGATGATGCAGAAGagattcattctaaaacaaagtcaAGAAAACAACTGGGTTGGATCATGCTAAAAGGAGATAATATTACTTTGCTACAAAGCGTCTCCAACTAG